From Terriglobales bacterium, one genomic window encodes:
- a CDS encoding 6-bladed beta-propeller: MRTTFVLMAWAAMFAMPGALAGSKKDAKVSDPTQLVWPLPPDKPRFRWVEILQDTKQFESRKFSFIDRLAGDSKSGKDVIFRPIGVATDSKGRVIITGQLNRTVYVIDKDRKQVLRIRGTQSMEFKSPIGVMTDDKDNIYVADSKLKSVMRFAPDGTPNASFGQADGLENPSYMAFDAGRRRMYVTDTHNHQVFVYNVDTLKLETKFGKHGTKKGELGFPVGVAVSPKTGDIAVTNTQTCSVEIFTPEYKWKQRVGECGNSPGNFTRPKGVAFDQEGNIYVVDNAFNNFQVFDGQGHLRLFVGSPGVAPGNFWLPNAIYIDKNNKVYVSEFYGNRVQVFQFLGSN, from the coding sequence ATGCGCACGACCTTCGTACTGATGGCATGGGCGGCGATGTTCGCCATGCCGGGCGCGCTGGCCGGCAGCAAGAAGGACGCGAAAGTCAGCGACCCGACGCAACTGGTGTGGCCGCTGCCTCCGGACAAGCCACGCTTCCGCTGGGTAGAGATACTTCAAGACACGAAACAGTTCGAGTCCAGGAAGTTCTCGTTCATCGACCGGCTGGCGGGCGACAGCAAGTCGGGCAAAGACGTCATCTTCCGTCCGATCGGGGTGGCCACCGACTCCAAGGGCCGGGTCATCATCACCGGACAGCTCAACCGCACGGTTTACGTGATCGACAAGGACCGCAAGCAGGTGCTGCGGATCCGCGGCACGCAGAGCATGGAGTTCAAGAGCCCGATCGGCGTCATGACCGACGACAAGGACAACATTTATGTCGCCGACTCGAAGCTGAAATCGGTGATGCGGTTCGCTCCTGACGGGACACCGAACGCGAGCTTCGGGCAGGCGGACGGCCTGGAGAACCCCTCGTACATGGCGTTCGACGCGGGGCGGCGGCGGATGTACGTGACCGACACGCACAATCACCAGGTCTTTGTTTACAACGTGGACACGCTGAAGCTGGAGACGAAGTTCGGCAAGCACGGAACCAAGAAAGGCGAACTCGGCTTCCCCGTCGGGGTCGCGGTCAGCCCGAAGACCGGCGATATCGCGGTGACGAACACACAGACCTGCTCGGTGGAGATCTTCACCCCGGAATACAAGTGGAAGCAGCGGGTGGGCGAGTGCGGCAACTCGCCCGGCAACTTCACCCGGCCCAAGGGCGTGGCCTTCGATCAGGAGGGCAACATCTACGTCGTGGACAACGCGTTCAACAACTTCCAGGTTTTCGATGGGCAAGGACACTTGCGGCTGTTCGTCGGGTCGCCCGGGGTTGCGCCGGGTAATTTTTGGCTGCCGAACGCGATCTACATCGACAAAAACAACAAGGTTTACGTGTCGGAGTTCTACGGGAACCGGGTGCAGGTGTTCCAGTTCCTGGGCAGCAATTGA
- a CDS encoding cytochrome c3 family protein: MKTLPILLLLAGGIAARAGDHPVPLENNDAAQCASCHEDKTKGKAVHSAMAMGCNSCHDVKVVNKEQTTVELVAKKEELCFTCHANESKPEDSKHGPWEKGQCVLCHDPHTSENPKQLRAAGNALCLECHDANKGPLPDPVKVFNHEVKKDELAGLRRLRLSADLQRGHPLGNHWVSAIPDPTRSGERMGCLTCHVPHTSTEDKLARIISAKDAAGKEVKMDACNVCHNAYDRVAAEQRIQSVPEVEKQIEQSNAEAAKKRAEYLKKLPKTAGDPRDLPQNQPQAQQGPKQ, encoded by the coding sequence TTGAAGACGCTTCCGATCCTGCTGCTGCTGGCCGGCGGGATTGCGGCCCGGGCCGGCGATCATCCAGTCCCCCTGGAGAACAACGACGCGGCGCAATGCGCCTCCTGCCACGAGGACAAGACCAAGGGCAAGGCGGTGCACTCGGCGATGGCGATGGGATGCAACAGCTGTCACGACGTGAAGGTGGTCAATAAGGAGCAGACGACGGTCGAGTTGGTGGCGAAGAAAGAGGAGCTCTGCTTCACCTGCCACGCCAACGAGTCAAAGCCGGAAGACAGCAAGCACGGCCCGTGGGAAAAAGGCCAGTGCGTCCTTTGCCATGATCCCCACACCAGCGAAAACCCCAAGCAGCTGCGGGCGGCGGGCAATGCGCTCTGCCTGGAATGCCACGATGCGAACAAAGGCCCGCTGCCCGATCCAGTCAAGGTGTTCAACCATGAGGTCAAGAAAGATGAGCTCGCCGGGCTGCGGCGGCTGCGGCTGAGCGCGGACCTGCAGCGCGGGCACCCGCTCGGGAACCACTGGGTGAGCGCGATCCCCGACCCGACGCGTAGCGGCGAACGAATGGGGTGTCTGACCTGCCACGTGCCGCACACCTCCACGGAAGACAAGCTGGCGCGGATCATCAGCGCGAAAGACGCCGCGGGCAAGGAAGTGAAGATGGACGCCTGCAACGTCTGCCACAACGCGTATGACCGAGTGGCGGCCGAGCAGCGCATCCAGAGCGTACCGGAGGTCGAGAAGCAGATCGAGCAGAGCAACGCGGAAGCCGCCAAGAAGCGGGCGGAATACCTGAAGAAGCTGCCGAAGACCGCCGGCGATCCGCGGGACCTGCCGCAGAACCAACCGCAAGCGCAGCAAGGACCAAAGCAATGA